In the genome of Acidobacteriota bacterium, the window ACCTGGTCCCGCTTCCATGAGGCGGTCCAGTTCCTGAACGCCAGCGATCCCGTTCCCGTCGAAGTGGTGGCCCGCTCCGATCGGCCCCATAACTTCAAGTTGAGCGGCATCTACCAGTTGCCCTTTGGGAAGAACAGCCGGTTCGGAGGTTGGCAGGTTTCGGCGGTGTGGCAGCTCCAGAGCGGCTTCCCGCTGAACTTCGGCGACGTCTTCACCACGGACAGCTTCAGTCCCGACCGTCTTGGCGGCGGTGGCACGGTGGAGCGGTGGTTCAACACCAACGCCGGATTCGTACGCAATCCCAGTGACGCGCCGGAAGGGACCCACAAGCGGACCTTTCCTCTCCGCTTCGCGCAGTTGCGTTCGGACATCGTTGATTTCTGGGATCTCAGCATCATCAAGGACACTTTCATCAACGACACTCACAAGATCCGTTTCCAGGCCCAGTTGCTGAACGCTTTGAACCATGCGAGCTTTGGGAATGCCAACACCAATCCCACCAGCGGCAGCTTCGGCGTTGTCGGGTCGGACGTGACTTGGCCGCGGCGCGTCATGTTCAGCGTCAAGTGGATGTTCTAGTTTCTGGATGAGGCTGTCCCGGACAGCCTTCCGGAACGATCCGTTGAAAGAAGAGGGGCGGGAGGCGACTCCCGCCCCTTTTTTGTCTTGGCGTTTTGAACGCTGCCCCGGTTGGGGGAGGAGAGGCCTTGCCGATTCCGTTTGTTGTGTCGGCGCTGTTTTTGCTGCTCGCCGGTCCCAATCCGGTTCTCCAGGAACAGGGGGATCCTGCGCGTCATTACCAGCAGGCCAGTGAGCTGTTGGCCCAGGGGGAACTCTCCCGGGCCGAGGCGGAGGTTCGCCTGGCCTTGGCCGCCGCTCCGCGTTGGCCGGCGGCCCTGAATCTGTGGGGGATCATTTTCCGGCGCCAGGGTCGAGTGCAGGAGGCCGTCCGGAGCTTCGAGCGGGCGCTGGCCCTGAACCCGGATCACGTGGCGGCCGGGAGCAACCTGGGCTACGCCCTGCTTTCTCTGGGACAGCACCGGCAGGCCCTGGCTTGTTTCGATCGGGTCCTGGAGTTGGACTCGAACCATTCGGCGGCTTGGGCCGGGCGTGCGCGGGTCCTGTTGGCCCGAGACGATCTGCGGGCGGCTCTGCCGGCGGCTCTTAGAGCCGAGAAGTCGGCTCCCGGCGATCCGGAATTACTGCTCCTGCTCTCCGAGATCCTCTTCCGAAGCGGCCAGAAGGACCAGGGTTTGAAGCGTGCCCGGCAGGTTGCAGCGCTGGCCCACGACAACGGTCCCGGCCTCAGGCTTCTGGGCCTTTTTCTCCTGCAACAGGGACAATCGGAGGCGGCCCTCCCACACCTGGAGCGGGCCCTGGAACTGGGGACTCGCGACGGGCAACTGCTCCAGTCGCTGGGTTACGGCTATCTCACCTCCAGCCGCCTCGCCAAGGCCGTTCCGTTGCTGGAAAGGACGATCCGGATGCATCCGGAGCGGGCGCACCCGTACTACCTGCTGGGGATCGGATACGAGATGCAGGGCCGGCACCGCGAGGCCGTCCGCCAGTTGGAGAAGGTTCTGGAGCGGGAACCGGATCATCTGGAGGCCACCCATCGCTACGGAATCAACCTCTACAAGAGCGGTTCGCCGGAAGCGGCCTGGGAACCCTTCGGCGGGGTCCTCCGGGAAGACCCTGAGCGGATCGAGGCGCTTTACTACCGCGCCCAGATCCTGTGGCTCAGGAACGACTACCGGAAAGCGGAACTCCTGCTGAACCGTGTCCTGTCCCTGGATCCCAAACACGCGGCCGCCCACTTCAAGCTGGCCCAGGTCTACACTCGCCTGGACGAGCCGGAAGCGGCCTCACGCCATAGGGGGAAGTACCAGAGCCTCCGGGCCCAATACTCCACTCATCTGAAAGAAGTGATCTTCCGTATCCCCTGATCGGGATACCGGAATTTACTGAGCGGTTGGAGCCCGGCCTCCCAGGGTGCGAACCCCTGCCAAGCTCAGATCGAAGGCATGGTCGATCTTCAGCTCATCACCCTGGCGCACCAGGACCAGGAGCGGCAGCGGCTCGCCCCACGCCGTGACCAGTTGGCAGAAGATCCTCTTTCCCAGGGTGTTGCCGTCCCGGATTCGGCTGCCCGCGATCCGGTCTCTCGACCGGCCGTCGCCGTAGACGGATGAGGCAATGGACCGGAAGCTCTGAAAGTCGCCGTAGAGAGCCTGTGAAGACGGCGTCAGCAGGTCCCAGATCTCCCGGTACCTGCCGTGAAGCAAAGCCTGCTTGTAACGGAGATAGAACCGGTTCACCGCCCGGGCCACCCGGGAGCTTTCTCTGGGGTCAACCTGGACCGAGCCGGGCAAGAGAGCCCGCCGCGACCGTTGCCGCTCGAATGCCTTGACCTTTTGGAACCGGTCCAGGATCTTCCGGGCCTCCTCCGACTGGCCCAGCTTTCGGTGCAAGGTCCCCAAGTGAAACAGGGCTGCTTCGTGGTCCGGCTCCCGGTCCACGACTGCAAGGAACGCGGCCAGAGCGTCTTGGTCCCTCCCAGCGGCGGCGAATGCCTTTCCCAGCAAGAGGCGGGAGTTGACCGAGCGCGGGTTGAGCCGTAGCGCTCCCTCCAGCTTGGAGATGGCCTCCTGGGGCCGGTCCAGGTCCAGCAGCGTCGATCCCAGGAAGTAGTGGCCGGCGTAATCGTCCGGGTCCTGACGGACGCACTCGGCGTAGGTTTCCCGCGCGGGTTCAACTCGTCCTTGTGAGGCCTGGGCATACCCCAGGTGAAGGCAGGCGCCCTCGGCGTCCGGGTCCAGCTCCAGGGTTCGGGCGAAGGCCGTTTCCGCCTCCCGGAAGCGTTTCATCTTGAGCCAGGTGCGTCCCAGGGCGTCCTGCAGCAGAGGCGAGACCGGATTGGCCTGGATGCCGGCGGAGAAGACCGCCGACGCAGCTTCAGGAAGCTCGTGGACCAGGAAAACACCCCCCAATGAGAGGAATTCGTGCTCTTCCGACCGCAGTGTTGCGGCAAATTGCTTCAATTCCTCCCCGATGGGAGCTTGGTGGAAAAAGCTCACGGCCGGTGTTGCCGGAGCCGTGGATCGGACCAGACGCGCGAACTGTCCGGCGGCGGCCGAGCTTTGTCCCAAGCGGAGATAGGCGAGCGCCAGGTTCAACCGGGCGGTGGACCAGTTGGGGCGCAGTTGCAGGGCGCGCAGATAACAGGAGGGAGCCCGGGCCGTTTCTCCCGCTCTCTCCCGGGTGGTTCCCAGAAGGTTCTGGAGCGAGGCATCAGGCGGGGCCGTCTGAATCAGGGCCTCCAGGGAGCGCGCCGCCTGGGCATAGGACTCGGAACGAAGCAGGGAATAGACCTCAGCCAGCCTTTCCTCCGTCGTTTGGGCGAAACCTGTGGGGCCCAGGACTCCCAGGATGAGCACGCATAGGAGGGGGGACTTTCTTGTCCCCCATATTCTCGGAATCGGCGGCTGGAAACCCCCGCTCCTATCGATTCGAGTCATCGGTCCTTCCCCGGCCTCTTTTGGATCACTCCTTTTGTTTCCTGCACCGTGTAGAAGTGGTTGGCTTCCAAATTGGGAAGCTCCTGGACCCGGCCATCCGGCCATCGGATTGTCACCTGGGCAACAAGACCGTCTCCCAGGCCGAAGTGGGTTCGGAGATCGTTGTGAGACATGAAGCTGGCGCCGCTACGGACCTCCCTCATTTGCCGGACGTCACCGGTTTGGACTTGAATCCGCGCTCCGACGCCGTCCCGGTTGCTTCGAGTTCCCATCAAACGGAAGGAGATGAAATTTCGCCGGTTGCCACCCCGATTCTCCAACAACTCGGGCAGCCCGTCGATATTGGTCACCACCACGTCCAGGTCCCCGTCGTTGTCGTAGTCGGCGAAAGCGGCTCCCCGCCCGCCGTTGGGACGGGTCAGGGCCGCCCCCGCCTCCCGGGTGACCTCGATAAAGTGGCCGGCTCCAGTGTTTCTGAACAGTAGCTTGGTCTGGAGGTACTTGTAGTCGAGCCGCTCCGCCTCGGGGTAGAGATGGCCGTTGACCATGAACAGGTCCAGCCAGGTGTCATTGTCGTAGTCGATGAAACCGGCTCCCCAGCCCAGGTGGAGCAGACTGGGGGCGCCGAGTCCCAGCGGACCCGTGCGGTCCGAGAAGGTTCCGTCGCGATTCGCCTTGAAGAGCGTGTTGACGTCGCCGGAGAAGTTGGTCGTGAAAATTGAGAGATGTCCGCTGTGGTCGAAGTCGCCGGCGTCGACCCCCATCCGGGCCTGTTCCCGGCCGTCCTCGCTGAAGGCGCATCCGGCCAGCACGGCGTTGTCGGTGAAGGTGCCGTCGCCGTTGTTGCGCCAGAGGTTGGCCGGAGTGGCGTCGTTGGCTACGTAGATGTCCTGGAGGCCGTCGTTGTCGTAGTCCAGAAAGAGGACGCCGAGGCCGTTGTAGGGCTCACCGCTCCGGATGCCTGCAGAGATGGAGACGTCCTGGAAGGTGCCGTCGCCGTTGTTGCGATAGAGCAGGTCGGGGCTCCCCGCGTAGCGCCGCGGACCGCAAGTGACGCGCAGACCGGAAAAGAGGCATGCGGTGGGATAGCTCTCCGGCGAGAACTCCACATACCGGGCTACGTAGAGATCCAGGAAGCCGTCCCGATCGTAGTCGCCGAAGGCGGCTCCGGCGGACCACCCGCCACCCCGGACCCCGGCTTCCTCCGAGAACTCCTGGAAGGTTCCATCTCCCTGGTTCCGGAAGAGGAGATTCCGTCCGTAGCCGGTGACGAACAGATCGAGGTCTCCATCATTGTCAATGTCGGCGGCCACGGTCCCCATGGCCCAGAGGTCGCCCCCGGATACACCGGCACGGCGGGTCACGTCCTCGAAGGTCCCGTCGCCGCGATTCCGATAGAGCGCGCCTCCTGGAGGCGGCTCCGGGTCCCGTCCGCGGATCTTGTCCAGGGAAGACCCGTTGGCCAGGTACAGATCCACCCAGCCGTCTCTGTCGTAGTCGAACCAGGCGGCACCGTGTCCGAGAGTTTCCAACAGGGCGTCTTTCTTGGGTCCCCCCGAGAGGTCTTCCAGGATGACGCCTGCCGGAGTGGCCCGGTCGACGAAGGTGACTTGGCCAGAATGGCCCCATGCCGGAGCGAGCGACACCAATGCGGCGATGAGAAATGGACGTCGAGCCGCCAGGAGACGGTCTGTAACGATCTGGATCAGGCCCACCGACTCGCTCCGCGGGGGCTGATGGCATCGGCTTGATCGCGGCGTCTGACGGTGCAGCGGACGGTTTGTATCCAGCGGTTGTCGTAGCGGTTGATCCGGCCCAGGTCTTCCTGTGGCGGTTGGGTCTGGCCGTGATCATCGAAGGCTCTGACCTGTAGCGCATATGGACCGGTCCGGGAAGGCTCCCAGGTGTGGTGCCAACGGACCCAGGCGCATGGTTTAGGTGTGTCCTGGAGTTCGGCCCGGGTCCAAGACCTGCCCCCGTCGCTACTGACCTCGACCCTTTCGACGGTCCGGCATCCGGCCCAAGCCCGGCCCCGGACGACGTGAGAACCGGGACTCAGGGTCTCGCGGTCGACGGGGGAGTCAATTTGGGACTTTACGCCCATGCGCGTCACCGGAGTCAAGACCGGTTCTCCCGTGTTGGGATGGCGCCGGGCCGTGAAGTAGCGTTTGGCCATGTAGAAACCCCGGAACGGCTCGGCCACCACCCGGATTCGTGTCAGCCACTTGACGTGGGCCATTCCATACCAGCCGGGGACGATGGCCCGGGCCGGATGGCCGTGCTCCGGGGTCAGGGGCTGACCGTTCATCTCCAGAGCGACGAGAGTCCCGGCAGCCACGGCGTCCTCCAGAAGCAGGCTTCGCGCATAGGTCACGGGGACCATCTCCAGTTCGTCCAGGCCCCGGTCGGCGCCCTCGAGGACGACTTCTTGGGCGTCATCCTCGACGCCGGCCTCCTCAAGAAGCCGGGCCAGGGGCACGCCCCGCCACTGGGCGTTTCCCACCAATGAACCACCGGGGAGGTTTTCGGCGCACTCTACGGTGACGGTGCGGGATTCCTGCTCCATATCTCGGAGCTGAGACCACGTCCACTCCCGTGGCCGGAGGACGTTTCCGTCCACCGCAAGTCGCCATTCATCGCGATTGATGGAAGGAGTCCCCAGGTGACTCCGGACGAAGAAGCGCTCCACCGGGGTGAGCCAGTCCGATGTGGGGGATTCAGTCGGTGGTGGAGTCGGGGAGGCGCGCAGGGTAGGCCAGGCCGGCGCCATGGCCAGCCCCATTGCTTTCAGGAAGGTACGGCGACAGGCCCTCCCCAAGGGAGTCGCGATCGTCGGCCGGGCCGAACCGTGAGTCGCCATCCCGGTCATTCCCCAGATCTCGGGTGAAGGTCCGTCTTCTTCCGGGCGTGAGTGCAAAAATAGCAACAGGGATTGGAGCAGAGCAGGGCGTCGGACCGTTCCCTGAGGATTTCCATCGTGGTCTCGATGACGTCCAAGCCTCTCACCAACTGGCACTTCGCGGCCTCGATCTTGAAGTCCCGGATCAAACCCTTCTGTCTGAGGGGCATCTCGATGACGCCAAATCCGGTGCTGCAGCCCGGCTCGTCGTTCAGGTCCACGTTCACCACCTCGCCGGAAGGCGTCCTCACCGGGGCCGATCGGGGAAAGTTGGGATCGTAGGGGACGCCCCGGTAGGGAACTTGGGCGTAAGCCTCGCCGACGTGCATGGTGGAGTCGGTATCGTGTTTCACACCCAGCAGCAGGATGAATCCGCCGGCCCGGGCGATCCGGTCGATGGGTGAGTCGATGCCCGTGGATTCCGCGTTCCAGTGTTCCCGGGTGAATTCGGCGGCCTGACGGCCGATGGCGGCCACCGAATAGGTGGGATGGAGGCTTCGCACGGCGTCCGGGCGTTTGCGAAGGGTGTTGGTGATTAGGCCGGTCTGGGAATGTACGGTCGCGGGATCGAATACGTCCATCTCCAGGACGTAGTTGAAGGTGGGGACCATCAGCGTGCCGTCCTCTCCGAGGACCTCCAAGACGGCGTCGATCACGGTCTCGGCGCCGTCTTCGACCCGGCCCAGACTGTGAAGAGAGCTGTGCATCATCAGGAGGCGGGTCTGGTCCACGCCCCCTGCACGGAGAAAATTGACCAGATCGGATTTTTGGAGCAACCTCTTCATTTCAGCGGCCGTTTCCTGTGTGTTCTATTGTTTCATTGGAGTCCGGCGGCAGGAAAGCCGCCGGTCCCGGTCGGCGGTTAGGAAACCGTCGCTCCACAACTCATGGGACGGTTTTCTCCCGAACCGTCAGGATCTGATTGGCCGTGACGTTGTGGAGACTCTGCAGGTTCCCCGAGGGCCAGTGAATTTCCACCAGCTCCACGACGTCCGAGTGGCCGAGTCCCAGATGCACCCTGGGGTCGTGGCTGGAAAGGTAGCTGGCCGCCCGTTGGACCTCCCGGTGCAGTTCCCGGCCCCCGACACGGACCCGAATCCGGGCCCCCAGCCCGTCCCGATTGCTGTCGACTCCTTCCAGCCGGATCAGGAGCCAATGGTTCCGGTTGACTGAATCGTTTCGCAGCAGGTTGACGGGCCCCCCGTTGTTCGTGACCACGATGTCTATGTCGCCGTCGTTGTCCAGGTCTCCGAAGACGGCGCCCCGGCTCAGGTCCCGCACCTGCGACCAGGAGCCGGCCTCGCCGGAGCGTTCCCGGAAACTGCGCTCCCGATTCTCGTACAGCAGGTTCTCCTGGCGAAAAAAGACGTAATCGCGGAGCTGGTTGATGGTGGGATCGATGTGGCCGTTGGCGACGAACGCATCCAGGTCTCCGTCGTTGTCGTAGTCGAAGAAACGGGCCCCGAATCCCACCTTGACGTAGCTTTTCTCCAGGATGCCCGACTGGTAGGTGACCTCGTTGAAGTAGGCCCCGGCCCTGCGGAAGAGGGCGTTCCCCTCGTCAGCGAAATTGGTCACCAGGAGATCCATCCGGCCATCTCCGTCGTAGTCGCCGAAGTCGACCCCCATTCCGGCCCGGGGATGGCCGTTCTCGTCCAGAGCCACCCCCTGGTCGAAGCCCACCTCCTGAAACGTGCCGTCGCGGTTGTTCCGAAACAGGAAGTCCGCCACCGTGTCGTTGGCCACGAAGACGTCCGGATATCCGTCCGGCTCCAAGTCGGTGAAGGCCACGCCCAAGGCTTTCCCTTGCGCGTGGCCAATGCCGCTGCTCTTGCTCCGGTCCTGAAACCTGCCGTTCCCCTGGTTCCGGTACAGCACGCTGGCATCGGTCTCGAAGGTCGTGGGGTGGCAGTAGTTCCTGCGGCCGGCGGTGTGACAGGGAGTTTCGTCGCCGGGATCGTAGCCGACGTAGTTGCAGACGAACAGATCCAGGAGTCCGTCCCGGTCGTAGTCGAAGAATCCGGCGCTGGAGCCCCAGTGCCCCGCATTTTCGACGCCCGCCTCTCGGGAGACGTCCCGGAAACGGCCGTCTCCCTGGTTCCGGAACAGGTAGCTCCGGGGATACCCGGTGACGTAAAGGTCGGGGTCGCCGTCGTTGTCGTAGTCTCCGGCCGCCGCCCCCATCCCGTAGGTTCGAATCAGCAGGCCGGACGACTGCGTGACGTCCCGAAACGTGCCGTCCCCCCGGTTCCGGTAGAGCCGGCTGCGGGATTCTTCATTGTTTCGTGGAGGGATACTGCTTCCGGCGACGACAAAAAGGTCCAGGTAGCCGTCTCCGTCGAAGTCCAGGAGGGCGGCGCCCGATCCCATGATCTCCAGCAGGTGGTACCCGCCATCGGCGCCCTTGTAATGGCGGAAGTCTATTCCAGCCTCCCGCGTCCGGTCCGAAAACCGGGGAACACCCTCCTGGGTCTCCGCGTTGGCCAGGCCGTCTCCGGACGCAACCAGGGAGAGGATCAGGAGACTGGGGCCGAATCTCATGTCCTCTTTCGATCCCCGAAGGTGAGGCCTTGGATCTTCTCAGGCGAGGGCCGGCGGAAGAGAAAACCGCCCAGCCCCGCCACGATCATGCCCAGGGTGAAGGAGAACGGGATTCCCCACATCCAGGAGATGGCCCTTTCCATCCCGAACCATTCCTTGCTGAAGCTCACGAACAGGGAGACGGACGCCGCCAGGAAAAAGCCCAGCAGGATCGCTTGCGGTCCGACCCTGCGAAACAGGATGCCTCCGAAAAAGAGGACGGCGATGGGACCCACGAAGACATCGTTGACCCGGCCGCTCAGGTCCAGGATGTTCCAGTCGGTCCGGCTCATGACCACGGCGATGATGACGGCCACTCCGATTCCCAAGACGCCGGCCCCGGCGGCCACTCCCTTGTCCAGCAGCAGGCCCCGCCGGGAGCCCTTGCGACGGCCGCCGAAATGGGTCGTCAGGACGCCGGAGATGGAGTTGATGGCCGAGCTGAGGCTGGACATGGCCGCCGACAGCAGGGCCGCCATGACCAGGCCGGAAACTCCGGTGGGCAATTGCTGGGCGATGAAGCGCGGCATGAGCCGATCGCCCTCGGGAGCGATCTTGGCCTGGAACTCCGCCACCGGAAGGTTGGAGATGTGGGCGTAGAAGGCGAACAGGGCCAGGCCGCAGATCGCCAGGGTCGTGTAGAGGACGACGTTGGACCAGGCGTAGACCCAGACGGAGCGACGAGCCGCCTTGACGGAGGGAGTCGAAAGATAGCGCTGGATTGCCACCTGGTCGCCGCCGTTGGCGCAGATGTTCCAGAACAGGATGTTGAGCATGATGCCGACGATGGTGATGCGAACCGTGGGATCGAAGCTGAAGACCTGCATCTCGCCCCGTCCGGCTTCGGAGAAGGTCTCCCACCATCCCATGGGTCCCGTCCCCACCAGGTAGTAGACGTAAATGGGGATGGAGAGCGCGCCCGCCAGCAGGATCCAGAGCTGCAGGTTGTCGGTCCAGATGACGGTCCGAAACCCCCCCACGCTGGTGTAGAAGGTGGTGATGATCCCCAACAGGATGATGGTGGTGAACAGCCCCAGGCCCGAGATTTCGGAGAAGGCGAAGCTGGCCGTGTAGATGATGATCCCGGACCAGATCAGGGTCCGGAAGACGAACAGGGTGGAGGCCAGGGTGCCGGTGCCCCGGTCGAATCGCCGGCCCACGTATTCGTAGGCGCTGGTGATCTCGAGCCCCTTGATGGTGGGGATCAGGATCCGGTTCACGATGGGGATCACCAGCGGCGCCACGATCAGGCCGAAACAGTAGGCGAAGCCGTAACGGATCACTTCTCCGGGAACCGAGAGGTAGCTGATGGTGGAGAGGATGGTGGCCAGGACGCTGCCGCCGGCCAGAAACCAGAAGACCTTCCGGTCGCCCAGGAAATACTCGTCACGGGATTTCTGGCGGCGCGAAAAATAGATTCCGATGAGCGAGAGGCATCCCATGTAGGCGATGATGACCAGGATATCGATGGGGTTGAGATTCATTTAGTCTGTCCTGAAGGTCAGATGCGCTGCATTTTCTGATAAATCAGATCAAGTTTCGGAAATACCCTTCACTCCGGATCACGTCTCGGGCCCACTCCTTCTCCGGTTCCGAGACCGGCTTCAGCGGAGGCCGGGGAGCGCTGGACTGGAGGAAGCCGAAAGCTTCGATCAGTGCCTTGTCCACGGCCACGTCGGTATAGCCGCGCCGGCTCAGGGGCCAGTAGATCTGGTCCATGCAGCGGTCGAATTCCACCTGCATCGCTTCGGCCCGTTCCCATTCCTGGTCCTTGCAGGCCTGGTGCCAGGTCTGGGCGAAACGGGGCGCCAGGCTGGTCAGGAGGGAGAAGGCCCCGTAGCCGCCCTGCTTCATGGAGCGGACCATCCAGTCGTCCAGGCTGAGGTGCCTCAAGGAAGCGGAATGCTCCTGCAGCCCGTCCCAGAATTCTTGTGACAACTGCCCCTGCTTTGTGCCCCAGAGGTTGGGCACGTCCAGCAACGACGCGTATTCGTGAGGCTCGAATTTCACCTCCGGGGCGTAGCTGGTGTTGTAGTGGACGATTCCCAGGGAAGGACAGGCGTTGGCGATGGCGCGCAACGCACCGCCGCGCTCCTCGACGCTCAAGGGAATGAAGTGGGGCGGAATGGCCAGGACCGCGTCGGCGCCGGCCTCGGCCAGCCACTGGACCGTCTCCAGGATTCCGCCCAATCGAACCGAGGTCGCCCCCACCACCTTGAGCGTCTCCGGTCCCGCCTCCTCGACGAAGATCCTCACGGCTCGCCGGTACTCGTCGGGAGAAACGTTGAAGAGCTCACCGCTGGTGCCCAAGAGGTACATGGCCTCGAGGCCCTCGCCGCGGTAGGCGCGAATATTATTCCGGAGGGCGGTCTCGTCCATGCTCCAGTCGGCGTTGAAGCACATGGGAATGTTGGCGATCACGCCCTGCAATCTTTCTTTCATGGGGATTCGGGCTCCTTTCCGAGCTTCGCTTCGAGTTGCTTGATCTGCTCCATCAGGAATTCGTCGCCGGGCTTCAACTTCAAGGCCGCCCGGATGGCATCCAGGGCTTCCCGGAGATGTCCCAGAGAAGCGAGTGACAGGCCCAAGTTGACTTGAGCCGCCAGCAGACCCGGTTCGATCTCCAGCGCGCGGCGAAAGGCCTCGACCGCCTCTTCCACCTTTCCCGTGGCTGCCAGCGTCGCCCCCAGGTTGGTGTGGGCGGTCGCCATTTCGGGAGCCAGCGCAATGGCTCTGCGGAAAGAAGCGATGGCCGGTCCGGCCGCCCTCGCTGCGTAGTGTTGAAGCCCCAGATTGTAGTGGGCGCTGGCGAAATTGGGCTCAAGACGGATCGCTTCCTGGAAAGCCTTCGTGGCTTGTGGTCCGAGATTCTGCCGGGACAGGGCCAAGCCCAGGTTGTTGTAGGCATCGGGAAGATCCGGGTCCAGGCGCAAGCTGGATTGCAAGACCTGTGTGGCCTCTGTCAGCCGACCCAATTCCAACAAGGCATAGCCCAGTTGCGTCAGGCTGACCGTGTCGTCCGGCTTGACCGCAAGGGTGTTTCGAAGCATGGCCAGACCCTGTTCCAGGGATCCTTGCCCCGACAGCGCCAGCCACTGGTTGCGCAGGGCCGGCAGGTAGTCTCGTTGCCGGCGAAGGGCATCCTGGTGGAGGCGGACGGCGTCCTTGAACCTGCCCTCCGCCAAGTAGGCGTCCCCCAACTCGAAGTAAAAGCCTGCGTGGAGAGGACGTTGGGCCTCCAGGACCTTTTCCAGCCTGGGAATTCCGGACTTCAGGTTGGCGTCCTGTTTGACTTGAGCCAGCGCGTCGTAGAGCTCGATCCGGCCTGATTCGGCGGGACCCGGCGGATA includes:
- a CDS encoding tetratricopeptide repeat protein; its protein translation is MPIPFVVSALFLLLAGPNPVLQEQGDPARHYQQASELLAQGELSRAEAEVRLALAAAPRWPAALNLWGIIFRRQGRVQEAVRSFERALALNPDHVAAGSNLGYALLSLGQHRQALACFDRVLELDSNHSAAWAGRARVLLARDDLRAALPAALRAEKSAPGDPELLLLLSEILFRSGQKDQGLKRARQVAALAHDNGPGLRLLGLFLLQQGQSEAALPHLERALELGTRDGQLLQSLGYGYLTSSRLAKAVPLLERTIRMHPERAHPYYLLGIGYEMQGRHREAVRQLEKVLEREPDHLEATHRYGINLYKSGSPEAAWEPFGGVLREDPERIEALYYRAQILWLRNDYRKAELLLNRVLSLDPKHAAAHFKLAQVYTRLDEPEAASRHRGKYQSLRAQYSTHLKEVIFRIP
- a CDS encoding CRTAC1 family protein, producing the protein MGLIQIVTDRLLAARRPFLIAALVSLAPAWGHSGQVTFVDRATPAGVILEDLSGGPKKDALLETLGHGAAWFDYDRDGWVDLYLANGSSLDKIRGRDPEPPPGGALYRNRGDGTFEDVTRRAGVSGGDLWAMGTVAADIDNDGDLDLFVTGYGRNLLFRNQGDGTFQEFSEEAGVRGGGWSAGAAFGDYDRDGFLDLYVARYVEFSPESYPTACLFSGLRVTCGPRRYAGSPDLLYRNNGDGTFQDVSISAGIRSGEPYNGLGVLFLDYDNDGLQDIYVANDATPANLWRNNGDGTFTDNAVLAGCAFSEDGREQARMGVDAGDFDHSGHLSIFTTNFSGDVNTLFKANRDGTFSDRTGPLGLGAPSLLHLGWGAGFIDYDNDTWLDLFMVNGHLYPEAERLDYKYLQTKLLFRNTGAGHFIEVTREAGAALTRPNGGRGAAFADYDNDGDLDVVVTNIDGLPELLENRGGNRRNFISFRLMGTRSNRDGVGARIQVQTGDVRQMREVRSGASFMSHNDLRTHFGLGDGLVAQVTIRWPDGRVQELPNLEANHFYTVQETKGVIQKRPGKDR
- a CDS encoding tetratricopeptide repeat protein — protein: MTRIDRSGGFQPPIPRIWGTRKSPLLCVLILGVLGPTGFAQTTEERLAEVYSLLRSESYAQAARSLEALIQTAPPDASLQNLLGTTRERAGETARAPSCYLRALQLRPNWSTARLNLALAYLRLGQSSAAAGQFARLVRSTAPATPAVSFFHQAPIGEELKQFAATLRSEEHEFLSLGGVFLVHELPEAASAVFSAGIQANPVSPLLQDALGRTWLKMKRFREAETAFARTLELDPDAEGACLHLGYAQASQGRVEPARETYAECVRQDPDDYAGHYFLGSTLLDLDRPQEAISKLEGALRLNPRSVNSRLLLGKAFAAAGRDQDALAAFLAVVDREPDHEAALFHLGTLHRKLGQSEEARKILDRFQKVKAFERQRSRRALLPGSVQVDPRESSRVARAVNRFYLRYKQALLHGRYREIWDLLTPSSQALYGDFQSFRSIASSVYGDGRSRDRIAGSRIRDGNTLGKRIFCQLVTAWGEPLPLLVLVRQGDELKIDHAFDLSLAGVRTLGGRAPTAQ
- a CDS encoding sulfite oxidase, giving the protein MATHGSARPTIATPLGRACRRTFLKAMGLAMAPAWPTLRASPTPPPTESPTSDWLTPVERFFVRSHLGTPSINRDEWRLAVDGNVLRPREWTWSQLRDMEQESRTVTVECAENLPGGSLVGNAQWRGVPLARLLEEAGVEDDAQEVVLEGADRGLDELEMVPVTYARSLLLEDAVAAGTLVALEMNGQPLTPEHGHPARAIVPGWYGMAHVKWLTRIRVVAEPFRGFYMAKRYFTARRHPNTGEPVLTPVTRMGVKSQIDSPVDRETLSPGSHVVRGRAWAGCRTVERVEVSSDGGRSWTRAELQDTPKPCAWVRWHHTWEPSRTGPYALQVRAFDDHGQTQPPQEDLGRINRYDNRWIQTVRCTVRRRDQADAISPRGASRWA
- a CDS encoding CRTAC1 family protein, which translates into the protein MRFGPSLLILSLVASGDGLANAETQEGVPRFSDRTREAGIDFRHYKGADGGYHLLEIMGSGAALLDFDGDGYLDLFVVAGSSIPPRNNEESRSRLYRNRGDGTFRDVTQSSGLLIRTYGMGAAAGDYDNDGDPDLYVTGYPRSYLFRNQGDGRFRDVSREAGVENAGHWGSSAGFFDYDRDGLLDLFVCNYVGYDPGDETPCHTAGRRNYCHPTTFETDASVLYRNQGNGRFQDRSKSSGIGHAQGKALGVAFTDLEPDGYPDVFVANDTVADFLFRNNRDGTFQEVGFDQGVALDENGHPRAGMGVDFGDYDGDGRMDLLVTNFADEGNALFRRAGAYFNEVTYQSGILEKSYVKVGFGARFFDYDNDGDLDAFVANGHIDPTINQLRDYVFFRQENLLYENRERSFRERSGEAGSWSQVRDLSRGAVFGDLDNDGDIDIVVTNNGGPVNLLRNDSVNRNHWLLIRLEGVDSNRDGLGARIRVRVGGRELHREVQRAASYLSSHDPRVHLGLGHSDVVELVEIHWPSGNLQSLHNVTANQILTVREKTVP
- a CDS encoding AAC(3) family N-acetyltransferase, which translates into the protein MKRLLQKSDLVNFLRAGGVDQTRLLMMHSSLHSLGRVEDGAETVIDAVLEVLGEDGTLMVPTFNYVLEMDVFDPATVHSQTGLITNTLRKRPDAVRSLHPTYSVAAIGRQAAEFTREHWNAESTGIDSPIDRIARAGGFILLLGVKHDTDSTMHVGEAYAQVPYRGVPYDPNFPRSAPVRTPSGEVVNVDLNDEPGCSTGFGVIEMPLRQKGLIRDFKIEAAKCQLVRGLDVIETTMEILRERSDALLCSNPCCYFCTHARKKTDLHPRSGE